Sequence from the Prunus persica cultivar Lovell chromosome G5, Prunus_persica_NCBIv2, whole genome shotgun sequence genome:
TTCAAGTTTCCCCAATAGATCATCAGTTGGGCTATTTCTGGATTGGTTGGTAGTACATGTAAAAATGTTTGCAGACAGAGGAGCAGTTTCCTTTATTTGAGAAGGTGGTTTTTAAATCTCATATGATAATGACAAGCCAAGTAAACAAACCAGTCAAACATGTTCTCTAGGGCCGTTGGAATTTTGACATATATATCTGAATTTGGGGGATCTGCTTGGTGGTACTAGGGTAGCTGTCCTTTGGGGTTTGTATATCAATACAcataatcatatatatagTGTTAATAATTCCCATATTTGCCACGAAATGGTTGGTAGAACGATTTCAATTAGATTTGGAAATTTgagcaaaaaagaagaagaaagaattatACTTGGAATTTTATATACAAGGAGATTTGGTTCGTGTGAATGGAAAGTGACTAGAATGATTGCATGTGGTCCTTTGACCTTCTTCATTAGCTGGCAATGGCAATGGCATACTGATGTATTCTTTGTCTTTCTTCCCCGGGAAACATTTGGTTAACATTCATTTCTGCGCACCGCTAATTCAGgggttcttctttctttctttttactgGTTGCCACTTGCCATAACAATAAAGTGAATTGTATATCACAATTATTGACGATAAAGTTTGGTTTTTGTCACAAGTTGGACCTGAAATTAAATGTTATTCTGGTGGTGCTTTTCCTATgacacaaaacaaaagcagctgctatattttttattgttctaATTTCctgcaaaaaccaaaaaaggtCTCATCATCATATCTGCCTTGTTAAACACAAAAGTGCCTTTTATCTTCCTTGTTTTTGACACTAGCGTTTTGTCTTGTATCGAGAACATATTATATACACACTCACTTACTTGATGATGGAGATGGTGAGagtgtttttaatatttgtccAAATGTTGAcccaaaatcaatttaatttttttggatgaTCCAAGAAAAAGCCACATCCACCCCGAAGAAAGAGCTCTCACAAGTCTTGAAAGCCattaatattcaaataattaaGGCAGTTCAAGTTGCTTTTGAACTACGTCGCAATCAGCAGAGAAATATGTTCAATTAATGCAGCTTCgtaattttataattgtttGCTCGTGGGAACGAAATGCATAACATCTTTGCTTGAGTTTCAAGTCAACAATAAAGAGCATTTATTTACAACAATGACACTTGGATAGCAGAGATTTTGTGATAGACTGTTGCTGAACATAGCTTCGCTTTCAAACTTATAATCcataaatttaagttttatttttcaattttaaaaatcgttTTAAGATTACGATGCTCTTACTTAGGTAATTGAACTGAGAAAAAGTCTTCAGCAATTCACCCGATCCAATGTTTTAACACCTGATCCAACGATTTCTTTACTTATTAACTCTAACGACTTCGTCTTATCGGTTTGAGAGTTCGATTGTAGTCTTTAAagcattaatattattatatggtAACACTATCAGTAAAATCTGTACATGTTTTCCACAAATAATGCACATGGGGTTAAGTTAGTTTCTTATTTGTGAATTTAAGATCCTTTTATGTAGTGGTTCGGAGCAATTGTTTCATTCAAGAAAGATCTTTAATTCGAGTCCTAATATCCGTGTATTATGTGTGAGTTTAGGAAAtgttttcaaaacaaaaacaaaaaaagtttaagatccttttgtttaaattcaaaatagaAAAGGTCTGATTGGATCAATATGATCAGATTGTAGATTTGGCCCAATTTCCCAATCATAACACTCGAGCCATTAGTTATTCTGGCATTTCGAGCTTGGGCTGACCCAGATGAAGAAGAGAGTCATATCAGGCTTGGGTTGACCTGATCCATTTGGTACCGGGAGGAGATTCATAAGATAACAACTCAACATTAATTGAAGTTCTACTGTAAGAGGGCAACCAGTACttcattaagaaaaaataataaaattacatcgAACAAAAGTCATGTTGCCAAAGAAAATGGGGCACAAGAAATAACACTGCAAGAATTACAAGATGAGGAAAGCAGCTTCTCAACATTAGAATGGAAGCCTCAATAATAATGAtaattaacaaacaaaaaaagacaacaaataTTTGGTTGGGAAATCAATCTATGGATCCCAACAAACTCGACTGTAAAGACACTACATGTACAAATTACAATCAATCTCAGTCTCGACTGGGTAGATTATAAACCAGCAGAAGACATGAATATACCCCCATGCATCAAAGGGGttcccaaaaaaatgaattaattataaatcATTAACAAATAATTATAGCagtaattaatataattggCCTGTCATATTAGTTTCTGCCTGTCTTGAGCTTCTTCGGGGCATGTTCAGAGTCTTCACCACTTGCAACTCTAGAGTGTCTTTTTCCTTGATTGCTAGAGAGGATCTCGTTGTCCTGCAGTAGAATGGGCGAAAtgtttaattatatatgtttctGCAAAATGAAACAGGGGAATGACAATGGCGTAACAAAACCTGCATCAACATGATACCTTAACAACAGATTTCGGTATAGGCGATCGACTATTTGCTCGCTTCCCAAGCTCGATTTGCACTGAGATGCTGGCCTGTGACAAATCCACACCAGAATTCTGCAGGGCTTGTGTCAGAGTATTCAACAACCTGTCCAATCCCGACATTCGATTATGTTATTGACTCATTCATAAATCTACAAGACAGAGTACTATCTTAATCTTCTCAAAGTTTATGGTTAGTACATTTGCAGCCAGGTCTGATGAATTAGATCACAGAACCTTAACCAAAGACCCATTAAATATGTGATTTGAACCAAAAGGAAACTCACCCTTGAGAGTACGCACTTGAGATGTTAATTCGACCGCCTTCAATTGTCAGCTCCTGTTCTTTTAGCTTATCCCTAGCGGCAGCACCATCGGTAGCACGCGATACTGTCTGGCATAACATAGATTGATGCTGAGATGTGTTCTCTGCATCAGATGGCAATCTAGGTGGAAGTTGAGGTACTGCAGCACCATCACTCCTGACAGGAGTGAAGAAGTTGGGCTGCATTGACAAAGGAAAGGGCATTGGCTTGCTTGTTATTCCAGGGTGGTGATCCATTGCTTTGAAGGTAGTTTCAGTACTTGTGTCAGATTCTACAGGGTTCTGAGCACTGCTTCCAGGAATTGACGGTGAAACAGAAGTAGTTTTCTCATCAAACTTTGCGGCAAATACTAATGCAGGACCAGACCCACCATTCATGCCTCGAGATTGATCGCAGTAACTTTCCCTAAGCTTGGGATTGTTTCTCTGCTTCAAGTAAAAAGACGATACTCTACAATTAGGCAACTCCAATATATACCGACACAAATTTGTGTGTATAAATCTTTTAGTAAATATGAACAGAATACATGCCACAAAGGCTAAAGACCTGACTTCTACGCCACAAGTGTAAAGCCCCACGAGTGACATTAAGGTTTTCAAATTGAAGGGGAACATAATCAGTAAAGGGAATAAAAAGGATTTACCCAAGGCATCAATTTCGCTGGATCAGGGTTCCATCCTTGGTAAGATCCCTCATACTTGTTTACTTTTTCCTGTAAAAACTGTATGTATTCGATAACCTGGGAAGCAAAaagatttgaaattaaaaaaaaaaaaccccaattaTTCAACAATTGAGATGAAAGATGAAAAAGGGAACAAAttacaacaattaaaatttgtaTGTACCTCCAATAAAAATGACGCCTTATCTCTTTTTTGATCACTATGAGGAATGAGCTCTCTCAACATCTGGAATCTGCAATAATAAATTCAAGGGTCAATCTAATGTTCACAAAACCACCAAGGAGAAAAGCCATCTGATTATGCTATCAACTTTTTTATATCATATAAGAAACAGTATATTACTTCATACATATGAAACTTTCTCAAATTTGGGATTCATCTTTGGTTCGTGTAGTTCTCATTTCCAAAACATATGATTCACTATATTATATCAAATAGGAAATGTGTTGCAGCAGATTTAGAATGTGCAAACTATTAAAACTATAATTGCAAGGGAGGAACACTTGCCTATCATTTATTTTGCTCCTCCGCCGCTGCTCGGTGGCAGAGTGCTTGGACCGTGGTGTGTTAGCTTTCTGATCAGAGCCCTTAACGTCAACTTTTACCCTCAAATCTCCTTTAAAGAAACACCCAAACTCTTCAGTGAAGTTGAAAgaatgaaggaaaataaaagctGAAGAATTTTAAGTGAATCTTAGTGCTAAGAAGGATACATACCCTTATAGGGGGTGGTGGCAGTGGTGGTAGTAGTAGAGGTCTCCTTTTTGAGAACAAACTCTTCTTCATCGTCAAGTTCGTCTTCCTGGGTACTACCCTTGGCGGCAGACTTCATCATATCCATGAAGCTTATGTTCTTCTGACCAGATGACCTGATGAAATTTCAATTGCATATCAAAAACTGTATCTATAATATTGAAATCAGTAACGTGAggaaattaaaacataaagaGTTCGAGATGGTTAGTTACTAACTGAGCACTGAAGCAGTTGCGATGGTTGTTGGAAGATGACTGCGCAGGCCGCTCTGAAGACGTCCATTGCCCTGTAATCCCAGTAGCCGATAACTATCAgtttcatttcaaattttcaccatttgttctttcttatcatttcattcaaaagtaGAGGCTTATTCAAATAACCGTATTATACATGGAATATATGTGTTTGATGGTGAAGCATGAGCGATCAGAGTGAAAATATACACTACATCTATATATACCACATGGCACatgcaaaaatacaaatattttattttttgtggtcaactgcaaaaatacaaatgagGTTTAATTATTACCTCTCACAATACCCACTGGTCTTTCTCCCAAATTCTCCTTCCCTGTCTTTCCCTTATTCTTTAATGCAGATTCTTCCCACAAAGTGAATCCACTTCCAGTGTAAGAACTGCAGTTTGAGTGTTCCTCAACATTTCTGTCGGTGCTACTTGCTTGAGGTTGAGTGACTGTAAATACCGGCGATCCCTCTGGTTTTGGAACCCtttgattaaaataagaaatatggCTTATAGTGTAAGTCCCAATCCCACCAGGGAGAATGTGCTCCACAGAAGAAGTTGGCTgcgctgctgctgctgctgcatgAGATACTGGCTTTTCAGCAGTTGATATCTCAACCGATGTTTCTTCCTTAGCTATGCATTTCTTTCCCATTCGTTCCAGTGGTTGTAGAAAATCATGAGTTTCAAGGTAGCCTCCTGATCACATAATTAAACCAAACTTAGGTCTCTGAACCAGATAAACACAGCATATATCTAGCTCTACTATGATATCTTTAGGTCAAATTTTCACCAATTAGCTAGGCTAATATTTTTGTAGTTTCAAATTTGCAACATTTCCTTCTCCAACAGCTTCTACTGCATAAGCATTCAATATTTGACAAATTATGAAGCCATgagagaaaaaattaataatcatGTGGCATGGCAATGGATCAACaaaccaataaataaaatgtcataataattataaaaagcttatctttaaatttttattttatagaaaatgaaaaaaatccttcaaatctaattttttttcagcaTCATTTCTCAGATCCAAGATTTGGAAAACAACATGTTTAAAAACTTAACCACAAATTTTAACGAATatgacaaacaaaaaaaaaacagaaaagatttAGCCATCACTTCACATCCCACGCTTCATCTGAATAGGCGTGATATGTGATATGTCAAATCATGTCTAACTTCCATGGGTGGGGTAAGTGGGTCCCATCAAGGCCCCACCCACATCTCCATCTCGTGCCAATCTAATGGTGCTGATTGGTAAAGGCTAACCCTCCCCTTTTTCGCATTGGCAGCCAATTCAAGGCTGGCCTACAATTCATGGCCCAGACGGATAACCAGATCCATTATTCAAATGTGGTCACGTGCATGCATAATAGCGACCcttatttgtttaattcaacaaacaaaatatatatatatatattttcctctcacatatatacattaacgaaaaataaaaaaaggaaagagaaaagcaaattgtttttgggattttaaacaaaaatattctGAAATCGAAGGAAAAATACAAGGATACCTTGAGAAGGTGGCCTTGGATCTTGTTGGGCAGTTGGATGACTGTAGAGTGACAGAAAGTCATGCGTTGGTTTCCTTCCTGtagaaaaactttgaaatCAAGGTTAAGAAATAAAAGGCAATTCTATTGGTTCCCATTTCCTAAAATTCGTTTCCAAAAAATGAATccgaaataaataaaaccaaaaaaaaaaaaaagaaaaaaaaaaaaaaagggaatcCGTTTCCGAAAAATGAATACCTTCCGTTCCAAACGGACGAGGTTGAGGAAGCTCCATCCGTACAGGCgggttaaataattatttgcgCGGAAAATTCTCTTCGTAATTTTAACAGAATTTCAGGGGAAATTCAGTAAGCGCTGGCAGAGCcttcacttttattttatttgaattttcaaactGTTGAGGTTGGAGCTAAGATTCTTTCTGGTGCTGCACAGATCCGCCGAGAGCCTAACGCCTCCGCCAGAAGATCGGAGGCACATtcgcttttgcttttgctttcgCTTTCAGAAGCGGCCAAGATAAAAATCCAAGCTTTGATTCCAATTCTCCGAATGCTTTTCGATACCAGTTCCTTTGGCCGCAATTTTTTCGCCACGAAACTGTCAGTTGTTCCTCATAACTGATACAAGTTCATCAAACGGGACGTAAATTCACAGAATCAACGAATCTACCATTGAATTATAACCggaaaggattttttttttttttttaaagcttaccataaattaaaatttaacatATTTGTCAAGCAGATtcaaaactaattaattacacACAATTggaagtaacaaaaaaaaatctcagcaAGCGAATAAGATCCCAAGGGAGGaagttaaaaaatttcaaacctGCAACAATTCACGAGAAGATTGAGCTCCCAAGTCCTGTATATACACTGCAGAAAGTGCTTCGAATTCAGAGCTTGAAAATACCATAACGTAATTCGGGTAATTAAAgatcgaaaaaaaaaaacaacaggtTCGAAATTTCGAGCAAAAATTTGacctttttgaaaaattctgaTCGGcgtcttctttttcaattccTCGTCCTGATAGCCggaccctctctctctctctctctctctctctctctatgtgaGTTTGTGAGTTGTGTGAGTTCTTTGGCTCAGGATCTTTTATACAGTTTTCATTTGCCTGCTTGCTTTGCTTTctgtattgtttttatttatttatttaaatatttgctTTGGTTGTTTTCCGTTAGACAAACCCGCCGTTGGGTTAACGACGTTGCGGCGGGGTTAACGGCGTTAAGGTTTGTAGCGGAGGGTAAGTGTAGCGTGGTCGCTTACTCTTAACTGGGTAAGGCTGCTTTTCAGGGTTCACGGAACTCAATTATTTACTTTTGcttgaattcaattttttaatgttttcggCAATCCccgatttttatttattctttttttgattTGGCAATCCCGAGTAATACTCTTCTTTACTTGGTCTGTGTTTCTGTCCGTTTGTCCACATACGAAGATAAtcacttcatttttattttatttttcttcccaaaaaataatataaggACAGGCTTGAATAATGTTTTAACAGAtgacttgtttttttcttatttccaaTAGAAGTAGTAACAAGTGTTTATTTATGGGTATAATCTAGTGCTAATACTAATTTCATCTAccacctttttctttatattgtCGAAGATGATATTTATGTAGAGCTTTTTCCTTTGGAAGGAAGATTCTCTAAGGATTTCAACATTTATGTTAGCGTGCGTAAATTTTAAGGACTCGTTTGGTGCTCTTTCTGATACTTTACTTGAACAGTTTACTATCTTTGAAACAGATAATTATCTTAATTTGTTATTATTGAGATAGATAGTTAATTATCTTTTAATTAATGAGTTTTCAGTGTATAAACAGTATGTGACTGTGGAAGGAAGCAGTCCTTTTGGGGCCCCACTTTTGGGTACGCTTAAGCAATGCACGTGCAACCCTCTCTGCTTTTTGGGAGTTAGAGCTCAGCTCAGAAAGTACACAGATAATAAGAGAAAGGGAAGCGAAGTTTACACTGTTTCACTGCACAATAAGAGGGAAATAAAAAAGTCACGTGATCGGGTAAACTAAGCGTTGACGTAAGAACAGTAGAATGAATGTTGACCCCGTTATCCGTGACTTAACAACAACTAAATACGCTTAGTGATGATTAGGGGCACAGATCCCCATCAACCAAtgttaataaatattattattactgcACTTGACTTTAGCTCACGAGCTGAGaaaagctctctctcctctctctcctcgggCTGCGACTGACTTGTCACCTTGTGAAAGGATGTTGGTGGTAACGGAGCAAATGTCACGTGCCGCCCCACTCCTTCAGTTCACTCATTCATTTGGGTTTCGTTTTTTCTGTCTGTGCCGCTGAACGCGGAACTTCTGTCTATGTGGGGCGTGGCTTTGCATTTCCCCATGTATCCTTTCATTACGCAAGGGCTGAGTATAAGTGTGGAAAAGAGATGACATTATTGCTATCCagtttattataaattttcatataaaaaacttATCACCTATAACATGTCAATGATTGAtcgaaaataggaaaatattgttattttcGTTTAACACGAATATTTTTCGTGAAATAAGTGATTTCAAACcgtgaaatatttaaaaactctTAAATTCAACCGATTAGGCAGTACCTGTACTAAAAGGctaatttgaaaaaagaaaataaaaaatcagttATAAATTGATTTGAATCATCCATACGTAAATGAATCGTAACAAGAATAGTTTAACTAAGATCAATTCGTTATTTTTCTCCTTGTTttcaaaacaataacaattatTGGTCCACACTGTTTATAGAGAATCTTAATGTTAATTAATAAAGAATTATAATTCTTTATATGATTTGTATTAATCTCCGACAATCATGCATGGCAATTGAGCATTCACATTGCGATCCAACAGCTTGGCGTGACAATCCACTTCCCTTCCTTTCCATTTCTCACAATACAAGTAGTATTAAAATTGGGAGAACATGGCTCTCAATTCACAAGTCGTACaaacatttaaattaaaatgaattaaGTCGTACAGTGTAGGTTGTTTTGTGTTTCTCTTTCAGCATCAGCCACCCTAACCctagtttcaagtttcaacataTGGCACCGCTACTTCTGTTCCTCTAAAATATttacaataaataattttgttggaTACCTCGAACCCgtctttaattaattcaatttaacattttttttaaacttgtagtttgtcaaaatatattgaattttGATGCATTTTTAGGGAgcatgttgttgaataataaGGCAAATGTGCCGTGTCAAGCTAGAATTagataaatttataatacGAATTGTCATGTGACGCCCACCCAATAAGATGCTTGCAAATACTTGTTTTCTCTGGATTAATTCCTATTTAAGTCACATGATcataactaattaaattattaagtgTACCACGTCTCCTGTTTCCTAAGAAGCTGCGGCTCACACCATCATGTCTTAATAATTAGTAATTGGTAAAAGGTGTAGTAATTTCTAAGATTGCTATAAGTAATTGGTAGATTTGTTTGCAGGAAATTGTACTTTGCACACGTGATCGTCCTATATGAATAGAGAGTACAAAATTTGGAATGGAAAAAAATGAACCCCACATGCAACTACTACTAGTCCTGAGTCGTAAATGCATCTAATGCTGTCTACCTTACATCACGTGCAGGATAAAGATTAATTAGCTAGTAAACTGGATTAGAGCATTTAGGTTTGGCAAGAAGATAAAATAATTGAGcataaaattgattaagtTGGTAATTAAACAGTTTGAGAAGCCAGGGCAAACTTTTAAGGTAAAAAGGTGGAGAGCCCTTTAGCTAGGACTGGGAGGGTAGTGAGTAGTGAGTGGCTCAATCGCTCAAGAAGATGTGACCCCTGAAAAGTGATATGTGCGTTAGCTAATTGAGCTAGGTCATTTTCATGCTTTGTCGTCACAAACGGCAATGCCCATGGGCCACCTGAGTTGACCCCCCACCTCACGTGCATAAAAAGAAACATGGCAAAACCCACAGCCCTCACTCACTCAATTTATTAAGTTATTaacatcaacaacaacaacacgGCCCCCTTTCTTGTTTCTGCCTCTGGAAACAATATAAATAATGTTTAGATAAAATAGCagtaataatataaaattacttgCTTATTTAAAAACTACCTATCCTAtaacttgaaagaatatgaaTAACTTGTTGTCACCACTTCTTTCTAACCCTACCTACATTaaacaacttgataataaagTGATTATAAACAGCTTATAGTAAAAGTGATTAAAGATTCCAATACAAACAGGACAGCACACTGGGTTCATGTACCTTGTACAGCTCCactcattctttttttttaatgaattttttaatatggGGGAAGAGCCAAAACAGTAGTTCATGCATGCATTTCtccagaaaccaaaatttaaatCTATCCGAATAGCAACAAATttctaataataatttatctaATTAAAGCTTAGTTTATTTACAGAGAACAAAtaagaaagggaaagaaagaaacaattttggaaaagtttttattttatttttaaaaaaggatggGAATTGGAGGGTGGGGACTTTTGTTTTTAGCAACGGGGTGTTTCGGCGTAACATGGACATTCCCTTCTTAAGGAATCCGTTTAGGGATTAGTTAACAAATCATTTTTGCGTGTTTCTGCATTTGCAGCTTATAGGATAATGGATTTTCCAttctctcatctcatctctCGGACATATGTGATTAATAAATCATAATTCAaccattaatttaattaaatcttCGGAGGCAACTAATTAGTTTTTCTCCACGACTTTTACGGGCACGGACGCGTGTCAGTTTTCCCGGGGAATCCGCACCGCATCACGTGATTGAAAATGTCTGCCTACCACATCGTCAGCCTCCCAAATCACGTGGCCAACTCACCCTTGCGTTGTTGGTGGGTCCCCCACGCCACTACAACTATTACGCGATCCCGTTCTCCCcctattttattttccctttattcccgaaaataaataatt
This genomic interval carries:
- the LOC18777940 gene encoding transcription factor BIM1 isoform X1; this translates as MELPQPRPFGTEGRKPTHDFLSLYSHPTAQQDPRPPSQGGYLETHDFLQPLERMGKKCIAKEETSVEISTAEKPVSHAAAAAAQPTSSVEHILPGGIGTYTISHISYFNQRVPKPEGSPVFTVTQPQASSTDRNVEEHSNCSSYTGSGFTLWEESALKNKGKTGKENLGERPVGIVRGQWTSSERPAQSSSNNHRNCFSAQSSGQKNISFMDMMKSAAKGSTQEDELDDEEEFVLKKETSTTTTTATTPYKGDLRVKVDVKGSDQKANTPRSKHSATEQRRRSKINDRFQMLRELIPHSDQKRDKASFLLEVIEYIQFLQEKVNKYEGSYQGWNPDPAKLMPWQRNNPKLRESYCDQSRGMNGGSGPALVFAAKFDEKTTSVSPSIPGSSAQNPVESDTSTETTFKAMDHHPGITSKPMPFPLSMQPNFFTPVRSDGAAVPQLPPRLPSDAENTSQHQSMLCQTVSRATDGAAARDKLKEQELTIEGGRINISSAYSQGLLNTLTQALQNSGVDLSQASISVQIELGKRANSRSPIPKSVVKDNEILSSNQGKRHSRVASGEDSEHAPKKLKTGRN
- the LOC18777940 gene encoding transcription factor BIM1 isoform X3, giving the protein MELPQPRPFGTEGRKPTHDFLSLYSHPTAQQDPRPPSQGYLETHDFLQPLERMGKKCIAKEETSVEISTAEKPVSHAAAAAAQPTSSVEHILPGGIGTYTISHISYFNQRVPKPEGSPVFTVTQPQASSTDRNVEEHSNCSSYTGSGFTLWEESALKNKGKTGKENLGERPVGIVRGQWTSSERPAQSSSNNHRNCFSAQSSGQKNISFMDMMKSAAKGSTQEDELDDEEEFVLKKETSTTTTTATTPYKGDLRVKVDVKGSDQKANTPRSKHSATEQRRRSKINDRFQMLRELIPHSDQKRDKASFLLEVIEYIQFLQEKVNKYEGSYQGWNPDPAKLMPWQRNNPKLRESYCDQSRGMNGGSGPALVFAAKFDEKTTSVSPSIPGSSAQNPVESDTSTETTFKAMDHHPGITSKPMPFPLSMQPNFFTPVRSDGAAVPQLPPRLPSDAENTSQHQSMLCQTVSRATDGAAARDKLKEQELTIEGGRINISSAYSQGLLNTLTQALQNSGVDLSQASISVQIELGKRANSRSPIPKSVVKDNEILSSNQGKRHSRVASGEDSEHAPKKLKTGRN
- the LOC18777940 gene encoding transcription factor BIM1 isoform X2; amino-acid sequence: MELPQPRPFGTEGRKPTHDFLSLYSHPTAQQDPRPPSQGGYLETHDFLQPLERMGKKCIAKEETSVEISTAEKPVSHAAAAAAQPTSSVEHILPGGIGTYTISHISYFNQRVPKPEGSPVFTVTQPQASSTDRNVEEHSNCSSYTGSGFTLWEESALKNKGKTGKENLGERPVGIVRGQWTSSERPAQSSSNNHRNCFSAQSSGQKNISFMDMMKSAAKGSTQEDELDDEEEFVLKKETSTTTTTATTPYKGDLRVKVDVKGSDQKANTPRSKHSATEQRRRSKINDRFQMLRELIPHSDQKRDKASFLLEVIEYIQFLQEKVNKYEGSYQGWNPDPAKLMPWRNNPKLRESYCDQSRGMNGGSGPALVFAAKFDEKTTSVSPSIPGSSAQNPVESDTSTETTFKAMDHHPGITSKPMPFPLSMQPNFFTPVRSDGAAVPQLPPRLPSDAENTSQHQSMLCQTVSRATDGAAARDKLKEQELTIEGGRINISSAYSQGLLNTLTQALQNSGVDLSQASISVQIELGKRANSRSPIPKSVVKDNEILSSNQGKRHSRVASGEDSEHAPKKLKTGRN
- the LOC18777940 gene encoding transcription factor BIM1 isoform X4 gives rise to the protein MGKKCIAKEETSVEISTAEKPVSHAAAAAAQPTSSVEHILPGGIGTYTISHISYFNQRVPKPEGSPVFTVTQPQASSTDRNVEEHSNCSSYTGSGFTLWEESALKNKGKTGKENLGERPVGIVRGQWTSSERPAQSSSNNHRNCFSAQSSGQKNISFMDMMKSAAKGSTQEDELDDEEEFVLKKETSTTTTTATTPYKGDLRVKVDVKGSDQKANTPRSKHSATEQRRRSKINDRFQMLRELIPHSDQKRDKASFLLEVIEYIQFLQEKVNKYEGSYQGWNPDPAKLMPWQRNNPKLRESYCDQSRGMNGGSGPALVFAAKFDEKTTSVSPSIPGSSAQNPVESDTSTETTFKAMDHHPGITSKPMPFPLSMQPNFFTPVRSDGAAVPQLPPRLPSDAENTSQHQSMLCQTVSRATDGAAARDKLKEQELTIEGGRINISSAYSQGLLNTLTQALQNSGVDLSQASISVQIELGKRANSRSPIPKSVVKDNEILSSNQGKRHSRVASGEDSEHAPKKLKTGRN